tgttacgctaagtgaaataagtaatacagagaaagatagataccatatgttttcaaaaaacattttaaaggttttaatACAAGTGTAACATTCTCCTGTCTGGAAATCTCTCTCACTATTACACTACCCCTCTACTTGCCCTCTTAATCAAGCtcttcaacaataaaaacaatcgCTGACTCCTAAAACATaggcatttatttacttattttcattataCACTGCACCAAAAAATATTAGAGCTTGAGAGATTTGAGAGATGAATTTGACACAGCAGTAAGAACCTATCTGTTTAGCCCTTTAGTTTGTCTAATTGATTTCCACAATGTGATTACAAAAATTATGTGTCCCTTTCCCATTTACTTGTTAAACATACTTCTTCTCAGTAAGTGTTTTACTGCCTCCTTAACATCTTTGTTCCTAAGACTGTATATTAAAGGATTCATCATAGGAGTTACAATCCCATAGAACAGGGATATAAGTTTGTCAGTAGCATCCAAGTCCTCTGAATTAAGTGTCTCTTTAGACTTGGGCTTCATGTACATAAAGAGAATGGTTCCATAGAATATTATCACCACAGTCAGATGGGCTGAGCACGTGGAGAAAACTTTGCTTCTCCCCTCAGAAGAGCGAATTTTGAGGATGCTGACAATGATTAATGTGTAAGAGATAATGATTAATAACAGTGGTGTCAATATAAACAGTGTTGTGGCCACGAGCATGATGAACTCGTTgcctgagatgtcagcacaggccAGTTTCATGATAGCCAGAATTTCACAGGAGAGATGATTGATGACATTATTCCCACAGAAAGGCAACTGTACTACAAATGCGGTTTGTACTGCAGAGTTGATGACTCCTATGATCCAGGACCCAGCTGCCATGGGCACATAGGAATCCTTGCTCATGATGACAGGATATCTTAGAGGGTTGCAGATAGCCACATACCGGTCAAAGGCCATCATGCCCAGGAGCACACACTCTGTTGTCCCCATGGCCAAGCCGAGGAACATCTGTATTGCACAGCCAGAGAAGGATATGGTCTTTCTTTCTGAGAGGAAGCTCACCAGAATGGAGGGAATGGAGGTAGTGGTGTAGCAGATGTCCAAGAAGGAGAGGTTCCCCAGGAAGAAGTACATAGGGGTGTGAAGGTGGGAGTCCCAGATGCTGATTAAAATAAGGGTGCCATTGCCCAGAAGGATGACAACATACATTATTAAGATTAGTGCAAAAAAGAGTAGCTCAAGCCTTGGGTAATCAGAAAGCCCCTTTAGAAAGAATTCCACCAGAATGGTTTgattttcccattccattctaCTGTTTCTCTTTTACCTGTAAGacattaaaatttgttaaaacaaaatgtgtatcTTATTATGATTACTTTCAAATGTGTACCGATTTACAAGTACCCCTCTTCTCAgaggggaaaaatttttttaaggaaaagactaaagaaaaaaagaagtaaaccatGTGAACCAAAGCATGGCAAGTTAtgaagaaagagggggaagggaagaggaaactAACATGTTTTATGTTACATGAAATATGTcatataatttacttaatttcatCACAGTGCTAAGTGACAGAGATATTATTATCCACAATTTAGATAAAGTGTAAATATTAAGTGAACTTGACCAAAGGTAAATATATATCAGAGCTAAGTAAGATTCAAACCTAAGTCTTCTTTCCTGAAGCCTGggatttttgttgtatttatcaTCACATATGTAAACTTGAGGTTATAATAAAAACTTAGCATTGTATTTCATGTGTAACTGAACAATAAACCATTTTTATTGGCTACACACCACCACACAATAAATCAATGATCTTGTCACTCCTTGAAATTATAATGTTATGTTTACTATCTGTTTTAACCATAGCATGTAAACTTTATAAAGATAGatacttttcttatttacttCCACAGTCCAGTATCTATAGTGAAGTGGACACAGAGATAgatgttcaaaaatatttgtttagttaaggaataaaatgaaagacaaaatatttctCACTCTGTGTCAATCCTCTACTAATTGCTTGCTTTATGCATTACCTAATTCAGTCTGAATAACAACCCTATTAGTCAGTTACTGTTACTAGCATcatcatctttatttataaacagaggaggaaaataaagcacagaaaaattaagtaatttgcttaagATCAAAGTCATGTAGCTAAAAAAATGGTAGAACGAAGAGTTAATCCCAAGCCATATGGTTGCAGAGTATAAATTCTTAATTATTCAATTTCTAGAGAACTTGGCTTATAGACTAGAATACTAATTGACAATACTAATGTTTCAAGAGAACTATCAGACCAAAACAGGGATTATTCAG
Above is a window of Panthera tigris isolate Pti1 chromosome D4, P.tigris_Pti1_mat1.1, whole genome shotgun sequence DNA encoding:
- the LOC102959059 gene encoding olfactory receptor 13C2-like, coding for MEWENQTILVEFFLKGLSDYPRLELLFFALILIMYVVILLGNGTLILISIWDSHLHTPMYFFLGNLSFLDICYTTTSIPSILVSFLSERKTISFSGCAIQMFLGLAMGTTECVLLGMMAFDRYVAICNPLRYPVIMSKDSYVPMAAGSWIIGVINSAVQTAFVVQLPFCGNNVINHLSCEILAIMKLACADISGNEFIMLVATTLFILTPLLLIIISYTLIIVSILKIRSSEGRSKVFSTCSAHLTVVIIFYGTILFMYMKPKSKETLNSEDLDATDKLISLFYGIVTPMMNPLIYSLRNKDVKEAVKHLLRRSMFNK